From Diadema setosum chromosome 5, eeDiaSeto1, whole genome shotgun sequence, the proteins below share one genomic window:
- the LOC140229010 gene encoding progestin and adipoQ receptor family member 3-like, with translation MINLRDMTLNTINFSDDHSKPLPLYSYAEIPHFMQGNPYITHGYRAFLSSGQCVKSLCRWSNETLNVWTHIFGFFLFLGLTIYDNTVVIPYYQGSTFDHVIYTGFLACYQFAMFASAGYHLFSGANEDVYKRWFSIDLAGISVGILGCYIPGIYYAYCCFTFWRDIYLAIATALILVTFVVQMHPRFLTAHWYTRRLMLFTAMVGFGLAPTIHWVYLYGGLNTPIVKMMLPRVVVLYLLGFTALVFFATKFPEICFPGKLDYIGSSHQLWHILVVIAFLWWHQTGVVMMEYTHNFDVCSGLGT, from the exons ATGATCAACTTGCGAGATATGACGCTAAATACAATCAACTTCTCAGATGACCACAGCAAGCCACTGCCCTTGTATTCCTATGCTGAAATTCCACATTTTATGCAGGGAAACCCGTACATCACCCATGGCTACAGAGCTTTTCTGTCCAGTGGGCAGTGTGTGAAGAG TTTGTGTCGCTGGTCCAATGAGACGCTCAATGTGTGGACCCACATCTTTGGATTCTTCCTCTTTCTTGGGCTTACCATCTACGACAACACCGTCGTGATTCCATACTACCAGGGTTCAACATTCGATCATGTCATCTACACAGGCTTCTTAGCCTGCTATCAG TTTGCCATGTTTGCATCTGCTGGCTACCACCTTTTTTCCGGTGCCAACGAGGATGTGTACAAACGCTGGTTCAGCATCGATCTCGCAGGGATATCCGTTGGAATCCTTGGGTGCTATATTCCAGGAATCTACTATGCATACTGTTGCTTCACG TTTTGGAGGGACATCTACTTGGCGATCGCAACAGCCCTCATCCTGGTCACGTTTGTCGTTCAGATGCACCCGCGCTTCCTGACGGCGCACTGGTATACACGCCGCCTCATGCTCTTCACAGCCATGGTGGGGTTCGGCCTAGCTCCCACTATTCACTGGGTCTACCTGTATGGGGGACTGAACACTCCCATTGTGAAG ATGATGCTACCTCGAGTTGTTGTGCTGTATTTACTGGGATTTACAGCCCTTGTTTTCTTTGCCACAAAATTTCCTGAAATCTGCTTTCCAG GTAAACTGGATTACATAGGGAGCAGCCATCAGTTGTGGCATATCCTGGTTGTCATAGCGTTTCTATGGTGGCATCAGACTGGGGTCGTCATGATGGAATACACGCACAACTTTGACGTATGCAGCGGGCTAGGCACATAG
- the LOC140229011 gene encoding small ribosomal subunit protein uS3m-like, with protein MSILPCRKLQTSAACHKTVAGRVRVSKGEKPVTYEEVHPPHYIGVRKSWNSKHTANLEREVGAAERTLEDLFIKKFIYGTFHNCLATELIIKRRANKITLSAIMRRTQSPQKYYFLIGYTEELLSHWFKCPVRMEVQIVDDKPVYKWI; from the exons ATGAGCATACTGCCGTGCCGGAAGCTGCAGACGTCAGCAGCTTGCCACAAGACTGTAGCAGGGAGGGTACGGGTCAGCAAGGGAGAGAAGCCAGTGACGTATGAAGAAGTGCATCCACCTCACTACATTGGCGTCAGGAAGAGCTGGAACTCAAAGCATACAG CAAACCTTGAAAGAGAAGTTGGTGCTGCAGAGAGAACTTTGGAGGATCTGTTTATCAAAAAGTTTATCTACGGGACGTTTCACAATTGCTTGGCAACAGAACTTATCATCAAGCGGAGGGCAAACAAGATCACCCTTTCAGCCATCATGCGACGCACCCAGTCTCCCCAGAAATATTACTTCTTGATTGGCTACACTGAAGAACTGCTCTCCCACTGGTTTAAGTGCCCAGTGAGAATGGAAGTACAGATTGTAGACGACAAGCCTGTTTATAAATGGATCTGA
- the LOC140229012 gene encoding alpha-(1,3)-fucosyltransferase 11-like yields the protein MDSKELHHRKKTQVRSDTTGSKSAGSNLTNERDASPAGGVDWRCALLIFVIVFITGFTISLLSSGITGIFPTYLDGIRLWKWQGGDDRHHQMGQIDEDFSQSMLSEDQGRARGIEPLHQDLPKRKSEKGQPPKPTLTMPTILWWTDALYPHSHRGHISEITCGEHKCLSTSDKRILADPLTRGILFYGTDFRAYEAPLPRKPWHEWALLHEESPMNNYVLIHAMKQFNHSATFKRESNYPTTTHALPNLDYLTQRKPVPIEEKNKLRKTSKLAPILYVQSHCDVAADRDRYVKELMKHIRVDSYGKCVNNKKMPEQMNDPVESMEAEDFYDFIAKYKFHLAFENAICDDYITEKFFRPFHVGSVPIYRGSSSAQDWAPSIKSFINVDSFDTPEQLAYFIKLLDEHDDVYFNYLTYKENGVTNEHLVEHMQNRKYAVNEWNKHSFISGFECYVCEKISERYQAEQGDVPPTHPLLERKIGRGIQMGCPSPGPSVGKLEDVPESESIHSWVSDYWGMRLQAVALDRMIAEGATDSSKLFDVIERIHNENQGTA from the exons ATGGATTCAAAGGAGCTTCATCACCGGAAGAAGACACAAGTGAGATCAGACACCACTGGCAGCAAAAGTGCAGGCAGTAATTTAACCAATGAAAGGGATGCGAGTCCTGCTGGTGGTGTGGACTGGAGATGTGCCCTTCTCATCTTTGTGATAGTGTTTATCACTGGTTTCACAATCAGTCTGTTGTCTTCCGGGATCACGGGCATCTTTCCAACATACCTTGATGGTATAAGACTTTGGAAATGGCAAGGGGGTGATGACAGACATCATCAAATGGGGCAGATTGATGAGGATTTTTCACAGTCCATGCTTTCTGAGGATCAAGGCAGAGCAAGAGGCATTGAGCCCCTTCACCAGGATTTGCCCAAGCGGAAGAGTGAGAAGGGGCAGCCTCCAAAGCCAACTTTAACGATGCCAACAATTTTATGGTGGACTGATGCCTTGTATCCACATTCTCACAGAGGACATATTTCTGAGATCACCTGTGGTGAGCATAAATGCTTGTCAACCAGCGATAAAAGGATCCTAGCTGACCCACTCACCCGTGGCATACTCTTCTATGGGACTGACTTTCGGGCTTACGAAGCCCCCCTACCTAGAAAACCCTGGCATGAGTGGGCCTTGCTTCACGAAGAGTCGCCCATGAATAATTACGTGCTAATCCATGCCATGAAGCAATTCAATCATTCTGCTACCTTCAAGAGGGAATCAAACtacccaacaacaacacacgCCCTACCGAATCTGGACTACCTCACACAAAGAAAGCCTGTTCCCATTGAGGAGAAGAACAAACTGAGGAAGACGAGCAAGTTGGCCCCGATACTTTATGTGCAGTCACACTGTGATGTTGCTGCAGATAGGGACCGTTATGTTAAGGAGCTCATGAAGCACATCAGGGTAGATTCTTATGGTAAATGTGTGAACAACAAGAAGATGCCCGAACAAATGAACGATCCGGTGGAGTCGATGGAAGCAGAAGATTTCTATGACTTCATCGCAAAGTACAAGTTTCACCTGGCTTTTGAAAATGCCATCTGCGATGACTACATCACAGAAAAATTCTTTCGACCATTTCATGTTGGTTCCGTTCCCATATACCGTGGCTCTTCATCCGCTCAGGACTGGGCTCCAAGCATAAAGTCCTTCATTAATGTTGATTCCTTCGACACTCCAGAACAGTTAGCATACTTTATCAAACTGCTGGATGAACATGATGATGTGTATTTTAACTACCTGACATACAAGGAAAATGGGGTCACAAATGAGCATCTAGTCGAGCACATGCAGAACAGGAAGTATGCAGTAAATGAGTGGAATAAACACAGCTTCATTTCTGGATTTGAATGCTACGTATGCGAGAAGATCTCAGAGAGGTACCAAGCTGAGCAGGGGGATGTCCCTCCTACGCATCCACTGCTAGAGAGAAAGATCGGGCGGGGCATCCAGATGGGATGCCCATCTCCAGGACCCTCAGTTGGGAAGCTGGAAGATGTTCCTGAAAGTGAAAG TATTCATTCCTGGGTGTCAGATTATTGGGGGATGAGACTGCAAGCTGTCGCCTTGGATAGGATGATAGCTGAGGGGGCTACAGACTCTTCCAAACTCTTTGATGTCATCGAACGAATTCACAACGAAAACCAAGGGACTGCCTAA